In Lathamus discolor isolate bLatDis1 unplaced genomic scaffold, bLatDis1.hap1 Scaffold_323, whole genome shotgun sequence, the sequence ACCACCTCAGATCACCCccaaaaacaccctaaaccacCTCAAATCAtccccaaaacaccctaaagCACCTCAGatcacccccaaaacaccctaaaccacCTCAAACCatcccccaaacaccccaaaaatcaccccaaaacaaccaaaaaacagcCTAAACCACCTCAGATCGCCCCCAAAACAACCTAAACCACCTCAGatcaaacccaaaaccaccctaaacCACCTCAAATCATCCCCAAAACACCCTCAAACCACCTCAGATCACcccaaaaaacaccctaaaccacCTCAAATCAtccccaaaacaccctaaagCACCTCAAACcatccccaaaacaccccaaaaatcACCCcgaaacaaccaaaaaacaccctaaaccacCTCAGATCACCCCCAAAACAGCCTAAACCACCTCAGATCACCCCCAAAACAGCCTAAACCACCTCAAATCAtccccaaaacaccctaaagCACCTCAGATCACCccaaaaacaccctaaaccacCTCAAACcatccccaaaacaccccaaaaatcaccccaaaacaaccaaaaaacaccctaaaccacCTCAGATCACCCCCAAAACTACCCTAAACCACCTCAAATCATCCCCAAAACACGCTAAACCACAAAAACACCGTAATTTACGCCAAAACCAGCCTAAAGCACCTCAAatcacccccaaaacaccccaaaacaaccaaaaaacaccctaaaTCACTCCAAATCACCCTCTAAAGCCCAACTTATCACTGCTGAAGGCAGTGACAGTCTTGGCTAATGTCACGTTGACAGCAATGGAGTGGGTTCACCTCATCCataaccccccaaaaccagcctAAGACACCTCAAACCACACCAagtcacaaaaaaacccactaaaatCACCCTAAAACTCCTCAAAACCACCCTAAATCACCCCAAAACAGCCTCTAAAGCCCAACCTGTCCATGCTGAAGGGGGCGATGGTCTTGGCAAAAGTCACGTTGACAGCAGTGAAGGGGATTCACCTCCTCCATAACACCCCCAATGTGGGAATGGATCTAACTCATCCACCACCCACCATAACACCTCAAATCACCCTAAAAACACCCTAAATCACCCCCAAAATACCCTAAAGCACCCCAAATCCGGACCTGTCAATGTTGAAGGGGGTGACGATCTCAGCAAAGGTCACGTTGGCGGTGATGGAATGGATCTACCTTATCCATAAGCCAACATAATACCCCCAAATCACCCcagaacaccccaaaaccacctcaaACAACCTcaaatcaccccaaaaccaccctaaatcaccccaaaaccaccccaaatccccccaaacGCGGACCTGCTGATGTTGAAGAACGTGACAATCTTGGCAAAGGTCATGTTAACAGCGACGGAATGGACCTACCTCATCCATCACCCACCACAACACCCCAAATCACCTCAATTTACCCCAAAAACACCCTAAATCGCCCCCAAAAAAACCTATAtcaccccaaaaaaaccctaaatcaCCCCGAAACACCCCAAACGCGGACCAGTCGATGTTGAAGGGGGTGACAATCTCAGTGAAGGTCATGTTGGCACCGACAGAACGGATCTACCTCATCCATAACCCACCACAACACCCCAAATCCCCTCAcatcaccccaaaaccaccctaaatCCCCCCAAACCCATGCCTGTCAATTTTGGAGGGGGTGACGATCTCAGCAAAGGTCATGTTGGCACCGACAGAACGGATCTACCTCATCCATAACCCACCATGACACCAAAAATCACCTCAAATCACCCTAAATCACCCCCAAAACTCCCTAAAGGACCCCAGAAACACCCTAAATCACCtcaaaaacaccctaaaccacCCGTAAAACACCTTAAATcaccccaaatccccccaaacACGGACCTGTCGATGTTGAAGGGGGTGACAATCTCAGCAAAGGTCATGTTGGCACCGATGGAACGGATCTACCTCATCCATAACCCATCACAACACCCAAAATCACCTCAAATACACCCTAAATCACCACCAAAACACCCTaaatcaccccaaaaccaccccagaTCACCTCAAATCCCCCCAAACGCGGACCTGTCGATGTTGAAGGGGGTGACCATCTCAGCAAAGGTCATGTTGGCGGCGATGGAATGGATCTACCTCATCCATAACCCATCACAACACCCAAAATCACCTCAATTCACCccaaaaacaccctaaaccacCCTAAAACTACCCCAAAATCACCCTAAATCCCCCCAAACGCAGACCTGTCGATGTTGAAGGGGGTGACCATCTCAGCAAAGGTCATGTTGGCGGCGATGGAATGGATCTACCTCATCCATAACCCACCATAACACCCCAAATCACCTCAATTCACCCCAAAAACACCCTAAATCACCctaaaacaaccccaaaatcACCCTAAATCCCCCCAAACCCACGCCTGTCAATTTTGGAGGGGGTGACGATCTTAGCAAAGGTCATGTTGGTGGCGATGGAACGGATCTACCTCATCCATAACCCACCATAACACCCCAAATCACCTCAAATACACCCTAAATCACCACCAAAACACCCTATatcaccccaaaaccaccacaaatcACCTCAAATCCCCCCAAAGGCGGACCTGTCGATGTTGAAGGGGGTGATGATCTCAGCAAAGGTCACGTTAACAGTGATAGAATGGATCTACCTCATCCATAACCCAccacaacaccccaaaaccaccccaaatcaccccaaaaccaccccaaatccccccaGAGGCGGACCTGTCGATGTTGAAGGGGGTGACGATCTCGGCGAAGGTCATGTTGGCGGCGATGGAGCGGGGCACCCCCACTTGGTCGATGGCCAGGTTGGGGTCGGGGGTGATGACCGTGCGGGCGCTGAAGTCCACGCGCTTGCCCATGAGGTTGCCCCGCACCCGGCCCTCCTTGCCCTTCAGCCGCTGCTTCAGGGACTTGAGGGGACGCCCCGACTTCTGCATGGCCTGGGGGGGGAAGAAATGGGGGTTAGAGGGGGGAAATGGGGGTTAgagggggggaatgggggttagagggggggaatgggggttaTGGGGAGGAAATGGGGGTTAGAGGGGGGAAATGGGGGTTATTAGGGGGGAAATAGGGTTTAgagggggggaatgggggttaTTGGGGGGAAATGGGGGTTAGAGGGGAGAAATGGGGGTTATTAGGGGGGGAAATGGGGTTTAGAGGGGGAATGGAGGTTATGGGGAGGAAATGGGGGTTagaggggggcaatgggggttaTTAGGGGGAAATGGGGGTTATTAGGGGGAAATGGGGGTTACAGAGGGAAATGGGGGTTCGGGGGGTCTGataccccaaaaccaccctggGATCAGGATGCAATGGAGCATCAATGGGAGCCATCAATCAACTCCATCCCCGTCCTCGCCCCCATGGGTCTCCTCCTGTCCCCTTGTGCTGCCTCCTAGCACCTTGGCTGCCActccagcacccatgggtgctcctCTAACCCTTTcatctctccccttccccctggTGCAGGTCCCATCTCCATCACCCATCTCCATCACCCATCTCCATCACCCATCTCCATCACCCATCTCCATCACCCATCTCCATCACCCATCTCCATCACCCATCTCCATCACCCATCTCCATCACCCATCTCCATcacccatctccatctccatcatcCATCACCCATCTCCATCACCCATCTCCATcacccatctccatctccatcacccatcacccatctccatcacccatctccatcaccatctccatcaccatctccatcaccatcaccatctcCATCACCATCTCCATCACCATCTCCATCACCTATCTCCACCACCATCACCCATCTCCACCACCCATCTCCACCACCCATCTCCATCACCCATCTCCATCACCCATCATCCATCACCATCTCCATCACCATCACCCATCTCCATCACCCATCATCCATCACTCATCTCCATCACCATCACCCATCACCATcacccatctccatctccatcacctATCTCCACCACCATCACCCATCACCATCACCCATCTCCATCACCCATCACCATcacccatctccatctccatcatcCATCACCCATCTCCATcacccatctccatctccatcacccATCACCCATCTCCATCACCCATCTCCATCACCATCTCCATCACCATCTCCATCACCATCTCCATCACCTATCTCCATCACCTATCTCCACCACCATCACCCATCTCCACCACCCATCTCCACCACCCATCTCCACCACCCATCTCCACCACCCATCTCCATCACCCATCTCCATCACCCATCTCCATCACCCATCTCCATCACCCATCTCCATCACCCATCTCCATCACCCATCATCCATCACCATCTCCATCACCCATCACCATcacccatctccatctccatcacctATCTCCACCACCATCACCCATCACCATCACCCATCTCCATCACCCATCTCCACCACCCATCACCATCACCCATCTCCATCATCCATCACCCATCACCCAtcaccaccagcacccatcaccaccagcacccatgGGCCCCCCATGGCGCACCCGGGGCAGGCCGGGCAGCTCGTTGTCCACCATGGTGGCCACGTGGAACTGGAGCAGTTTGACGTCCTCGGCGATGACGTGCGCGGCCGCCCCGTTCTGCTCGTTGCGCCGCAGTTGGTTGTTGATCTTCACGATGTCGGCCAGCTTGTGGGTCAGGTCAtcctatgggggggggggggggggcagcgtcAGTGGGGGCCCCCATTGACTTTGGGGACCCCAAAAACCGATGCAGGGGAGACCAAGAGCAACGTGGGCGTACCAAAGGCAATGGGGGGGACATGAAAGTCAATGCGGGGGACACCAAAGTCAACAGGAGGACCCAAAGTAAATGGTGGGGCCAAAAGTCAATGGGGGGGACACCATAGTCATTGGAGGGGGCACCAAAGTCATTGGGGGGAGCACCAAAATCATTCGGGGGGACACCAAAGTCATTGGGGAGACCCAAAGTCAATGGGAGGACCCAAAGTCAATGGGGGGGCACCAAAGTCAATGGAGGACCCAGAGTCAATGGAGAGGACCCAAAGTCAAGGGTGGGGGGCACCAAAGTCAATGGGGGGGCACCAAAGTCAATGGGGGACCCAAAGTTAATGGGAGGACCCAAAGTCAATGGGAGGACCCAAAGACAATGGAGCACTCGAAGTCAATAGAAGGACCCAAAGTCAATGGGGGAGCACCAAAGTCAATGGGGGGGGCACCAAAGTCAATGGAGCACCCAAAGTCAATGAGGGGGCACCAAAGTAAATGGAGCACCCAAAGTCAATAGAAGGACCCAAAGTCAATGGAGTACCCAAAGTCAATGGAGCACCCAAAGTCAATGGAGCACCCGAAGTCAATGGGGGGGGGCACCAAAATCAATGAGGGACCCAAAGTCAATGGGGGGGCACCAGAATCAATGAGGGACCCAAAGTCAATGGGGGGGCACCAACGTCAATGGAGCACCCAAAGTCAATGGAAGCACCCAAAGTCAATGGAAGAACCCAAAGTCAACGGAGGGACCCAAAGTCAATGGGAGGACCCAAGGTCAACAGAGGGGACACCAAAGCCAATGGCGGGACCCAAAGCCATCTATGACCCCCCTAAAGCTATCTATCACCCCCAACGGGTGTCTGTGACCCCCCTCCCCTACTGTGCCCCATGGCTGACCTGGTTGCGCGCGGAGCCCTGCATGACGACGGCGGGGCGCACGGCCAGGGGGGGCACGGGCAGCACGGTGCACACCATCCACTCGGGGCGGGCGAACTTGGGGTCCATGCCCAGCACGAAGCACTCCTCGTCCGAGATGCGCTTGAAGATCTCGTGCACGCGCTCGGGGCTCAGCAGGATCTTCTTCTCCTGCGAGTCCTCGTTCACGTGCTTCCACTCGGCGTAGAGCTCCAGCCCCGAGCGCCGGATGCGGGGCTGGTACCGGCCGCAGCCGCCGTGGCCCtgcgggggggagaagggggttAATGGGGGGTTAAtggggggagaaagggggggagaagggggttAATGGGGGagaatggggggaatggggggagaATGGGGGTTAACGGAGGGGAATGGGGTTAATGGGGGAGGGGAAATGGGATTAATGGGGGagaatggggggaatgggggagaACGGGGTTAATGGGGGAATGGGGTTAATGGGGGAGAATGGGGTTAATGGGGGAGAATGGGGTTAATGGAGAATGGGGTTAATGGGGGGAGAATGGGGTTAACAGGCGGGAATAGGGTAAATGGGGGGCAATTGTGTTAATGGGGGGAGAATGGGGCTAATGGGAGGGAATGGGGTTAATGGGGGGAGAAAGGGGTTAATGGGGGAGAATGGGATTAATGGGAAGGAATGGGGTTAATGGAGGAGAATGGGGTTaatgggggggaatggggttAATGGGGGGAGAACAGGGTTAATGGGAGGAGAATGGGGTTAATGGGAGGGAATGGGGTTAGTGGGGGGAGAATGGAGTTAATGGGGGGGAATGAGGTTAATGGAGAATGGGGTTAACGGGGGGGAACAGGGTAAATGGGGGGGAATGGTGTTAATGGCGGGAGAATAGGGTTAATGGGAGGGAATAGGGTTAATGGGGGAGAATGGGGTTAACGGGGGGGAATAGGGTAaatggggggggaatggggttAATGGGGGGGAGAATGGTGTCTATTGGGGTAATAACAAGGTCCATGGGGGGATAAATGGGGTTTATGGGGTGATAATGAGGTCCATGGGGCATAAATGGGGTCCATTGGGGCAGAAAGAGGGTCCTGGGTGCAATCAATGGGGCCCACTGAGGCAGAACTGGGGTTCACGGGGGTAATAATGGGGTCCATAGGAGCACAAATGGGGTGCATGGGCTATTAATGAAACCACAGGGTCATTAACAGCACCACTGGGTTGCCGATACGTTAATTGGCTGTTAATGACATTACAGGGTCGTTAACAGGCTCATGACACCACCAATAGATTCATTAATGACCTATTAATGAACTCAGGGTAACTAACACACATATGGGGTCATTAATAGATTCATTAATGACCTATTAATGAGCTCAGGGTAACTAACATACCTACTGAGTCATCAATAGATTCATTAATGGCCTATTAATGAACTCAGGCTAACACACCCATTGGGTCATTAATAGATTCATTAATGGCCTATTAATGAAGTCACAAGGTAATTAATAGAACTATCGGGTCATTATTAAGTTCATTAATGGCTTATTAATGACCTCAGGATAACTAACACACCTATTGGGTCATTAATAGATTCATTAATGGCCTATTAATGAAGTCACAAGGTAATTAATAGAACTATTGGCTCATTAGTAAGTTCATTAATGGCTTACTAATGAAATTACAAATTAATTAGTAAAACTATCAGGTCATTAACACATTCATTATGGGTCCTGGGCATCACTTATGGGCCTGGGGGGTCACTTATGGTTCCAGAGGGGTCacttatgggtctggggaggTTACTTATGGGTCCTGGGCATCACTTATGGGTCCAGGGAGGTCACTTATGGGTCCACGGGGGGTCACTTATGGGTCCAGGGGATCATTTATGTGTCCGGGGCATCACTTATGGGTGCAGGGAGGTCATTTATGGGTCCGGGAGGGTGTCACTTATGGGTCCAAGGGAGTCACTTATGGCTCCGGGGAGGTCACTTATGGGTGCAGGGAGTTCACTTATGGGTCCTGGGGGTCACTTATGGGGTCCAGAGGGGTCACTTATGGGTCTGGGGCGGTCACTTATGGGTCCAAGGGATCACTTACGGATCCAGGGAGTCACTTAAGGTTCCGGGGGGTCACTTATGGGTCCTGGGGGTCAGTTACGGGATCCAGAGGGGTCACTTAAGGGTCCTGGGCATCATTTATGGGTCCACAGGGGTCACTTATGGGTCCGGGGGGTCACTTATGGGTCCTGGGCATCACTTATGGGTCCTGGGGGGGTCACTTATGGGTCCTGGGGGGTCACTTATGGGTCCTGGGCATCATTTATGGGTCCACAGGGGTCACTTATGGGTCCGGGGGGTCACTTATGGGTCCGGGGAGGTCACTTATGGGTCCAGGGGAGTCACTTATGGGTCCGGGGAGGTCACTTATGGGTCCTGGGCATCATTTATGGGTCCACAGGGGTCACTTATGGGTCCGGGGGGTCACTTATGGGTCCGGGGAGGTCACTTATGGGTCCAGGGGAGTCACTTATGGGTCCGGGGAGGTCACTTATGGGTCCTGGGCATCATTTATGGGTCCACAGGGGTCACTTATGGGTCCGGGGGGTCACTTATGGGTCCGGGGGGGGTcacttatgggtctgggggCAGGTCACTTATGGGTCCTGGGCATCACTTATGGGTCCTGGGGGGTCACTTGTGGGCCCGACCTTGTCCCTGGCGAGGTCGTCGTCGCCCTCGGGCTGCTCCACGCCGAACTTGTGGTCCATCTCCTCGCCGCCCTCGCAGATGTTCTTGCCCTTGCAGAGGTCGTAGACGTGGGTGAGGCGCTTCTTGGGCTGCCCCTTGGACTTGCCCAGGATGTCCCGGATCTTGGGGTTGTTCTGCGGGGGAAGGCAGTTTGGGGCAGGAAACGTCGATTTTGGGTTAGGAAACGTCGATTTTGGGTTAGAAAACAGCAGGTTTGGGTTAGGAAAGGGCATTTTGGGGGAGAAGAGGGCAGTTTGGGGGAGAAAATGTCGATTTTGGGTTAGAAAACAGCGGGTTTGGGTTAGGAAAGGGCATTTTGGGGGAGAAGAGGGCAGTTTGGGGGAGAAAATGTCGATTTTGGGTTAGAAAACAGCAGGTTTGGGTTAGGAAAGGGCATTTTGGGGGAGAAGAGGGCAGTTTGGGGGAGAAAATGTCGATTTTGGGTTAGAAAACAGCGGGTTTGGGTTAGGAAAGGGCATTTTGGGGCAGAAAACATCAATTTTGCATTAGAAAACAGCGGGTTTGGGATAGGAAAGGGCATTTTGGGGGAGAAAACGTCAATTTTGGATTAGAAAAGGGCATTTTGGGGGAGAAAAGGGCACTCTGGGGGAGAAAACACCGGTTTTGGGTTAGAAGACAGCAggtttgggttagaaaacaTCGGGTTTGGGATAGGAAAGGGCATTTTGGGGGAGAAAATGTCAggtttgggttagaaaacaTCGGTTTGGGGTTAGAAAAGCGCATTTTGGGGGAGTAAAGGGCATTTTTGGGGGGAATACATAGGTTTGGGATTAGAAAAGGGCATTTGGTGGGGAAAACATCAGTTTTGGGTTAGAAAAAGGCACttttggggggaaaaggggcattttttgcagagaaaaagggCATTTTGGGGGAGAGAAAGGGCATTTTGGGGGGAAAAGGCCATTTTGGGGAGGAAAACATCGGTTTTGGGTTAGGAAAGGGCAgtttaggttagaaaagggcattCTGCGgtgagaaaacagcattttgggGGAGAAAAGGGCATTTTGGGGGACAAAATGGTGTTTTGGGGGAGAAAATGGCATTTTAGGGttagaaaattacattttgggGGCAGAAAAGCTTAGGTtttgggttagaaaatggcattttggggaaaaaatggtggTTTTGGGGGAGAGAACAGCATTTgtgggttagaaaatggcatTTCTTGGGTTACAAAAAGTCTTTAGGGggagaaaatggtattttgggGGAGAAAACATTGTTcttgggttagaaaatggcatTTTGGGTTAGAAAACGGCATTTTGGGGTGAGAAAAGGgcattttggggtgaaaaaaCAATTTTGGGTGAAAAAACATCGAGGTTGGGTTAGAAAATCTTGGGGGTCATAAAGTGTCATTTTTGGAGGCAGAAAAAATCAGGTTTGGGGTCCTAACGCGATTTTGCAGTCATAAAACATCATTTTTGGGGTAGAAATCATCATTTTTAATGTCAGAAAACACAATTTGGGGGTCAGAAAATGCCGGTTTGGgtcagaaaatgtaattttgggGGTTAAAAGATCATTTTGGGGTCAGAAAACATCGGGTTGGCGGTCAGAAAGTGACATTTAAGGTCAGAAACCATCATTTTGGCAtcagaaaatggcatttttgggTGAGAAACCATCATTTTAGGGTCATGAAGAGTCATCTTGGGGTGACAATCATAATTTTGGGGTCAGAACACCTCATTTTAGGGCCATAAAATACACTTTTGAAGACATAAAGGAGCATTTTCGTGCTACAAAGATGATTTTTGGGTCAGAAAACATCATTCCTAGGggcaaaaatgtcattttagggtcagaaaatgccattttggggtcaaaaagcattattttgGGGTTACACAGATCATTTCGGAGTCAGAAATAGTCATTTTGGAGCCATAAAATTGCATTTTCGGATCACCAGAGCTCATTGGGGGTCCCAAAACCTCATTTTTAGGTCACAAAACCTCATTTTGGGGTCAGAAAACCTCATTTTAGGTTCACAAAACCTCATTTTGGGGTCAAACCCCCTCATTTCGGGGTcacaaaaccacattttagGGTCCCAAAACCTCATTTTGGGGTCACAAAACCTCATTTTTGGGTCATTAAACCTCATTTTGGGGTCACGAAACATCATTTTGGGGTCAAACCCCTGCATTTTAGGGTCAAAAAACCTCATTTTGGGGTAACAAAACCTCATTCTGGGGTCAAAAAAAGCGCATTTTAGGGTCACACAACCCCATTTTGGGTCACAAAACCCAATTTTTAGGTCACAAAACCTCATTTTGGGGTCAAAAAACTGCATTTTAGCGTCACAAAACCTCATTTAGGGGtaaaaaaactttattttggGGTCACAAAAACCTCATTTTGGGGTCAAAAACCTCATTTGGAGTCAAAAAACGTCATTTTGCCTCACAAAACCTCATTTTGGGGTCAGAACCCCACATTTTAGGGTCAAAAAAACTCATTTTGGGGTCAAAAAACCTTATTTCAGGGCCACAAACCCTCATTTTGGGCTCACAAGCCCTCATTTTGGGGTCACAAAACCTCATTTTAGGGTCACAAAACCTTACTTTGGGGGCACAAAACCTCATTTTGGGGGCACAAAACCTCATTTTGGGTCTTCAGAGCCCATTCTGGgtcccagcagctccactgaAGCCCCCTCCTCTTGGCTACCCCCATCCCAAAGCAACCCCCAAACCATTGCCAATGCCCATTGGGAAGCCCCATCCCAGAGCGCCCCCCTGGCTTAGGGCCGGTTATGGGGCTCAGTGGGTGCCCCCCAAGTGTGGGGCAGCTGCTCACCGAGTCCACGAGCAGCTTGGAGCAGAAGAAGCAGACGCAGCGCAGGATCTTCATGGTCTTGGCCAGGAATCCCACATGGAAAACGGGTTTGGCCAGCTCGATGTGCCCAAAGTGGCCCGGGCATTCCGTCATGTTCCCTGCGGATAATGGGAGACGGGAATGGGGGGGTGGAATGGCAGGTGAAAAGGGGGGGGTTGGAAGAGGGGGTGAAAAGGGGGGGTTGGAATAGGGGGTGAAAAGGGGGAGTTGGAATAGGGGGTGAAAAGGGGGGGGTTGGAATAGGGGGTGAAAAGGGGGGGGTTGGAATAGGGGGTGAAAAGGGGGGGTTGGAATAGGGGGTGAAAAGGGGGGGGTTGGAATAGGGGGTGAAAAGGGGGGGGTTGGAATAGGGGGTGAAAAGGGGGGGTTGGAAGAGGGGGTGAAAAGGGGGGGTTGGAAGAGGGGGTGAAAAGGGGGGGTTGGAAGAGGGGGTGAAAGGGGGGGGTTGGAATAGGGGGTGAAAAGGGGGGGGTTGGAAGAGGGGGTGAAAAGGGGGGGTTGGAAGAGGGGGTGAAAGGGGGGGGTTGGAATAGGGGGTGAAAAGGGGGGGTTGGAATAGGGGGTGAAAAGGGGGGGTtggaagaaggggagaaaaagggggggttgGAAGAGGGGGTGAAAAGGGGGGGTCGGAAGAGGGGGTGAAAAGGGGGGGGTTGGAAGAGGGGGTGAAAAGGGGGGGTTGGAATAGGGGGTGAAAAAGGGGGGGTTGGAAGAGGGGGTGAAAAGGGGGGGTTggaagagggggagaaaaagggggggttgGAAGAGGGGGTGAAAAGGGGGGGTTGGAAGAGGGGGTGAAAAGGGGGAGTTGGAATAGGGGGTGAAAAGGGGGGGGTTGGAAGAGGGGGTGAAAAGTGGGGGTTGGAATAGGGGGTGAAAAGGGGGGGTTGGAATAGGGGTGAAAAGGGGGGGTTGGAAGAGGGGGTGAAAAAGGGGGGGTTGGAAGAGGGGGTGAAAAGGGGGGGTTGGAATAGGGGGTGAAAAGGGGGGTTGGAAtagggggagaaaaagaggggGTTGGAAGAGGGGGTGAAAAGGGGGGGTTGGAATAGGGGGTGAAAGGGGGGGTTGGAATAGGGGGTGAAAAGGGGGGGTTGGAAGAGGGGgtgaaaaaggggggattggaAGAGGGGGTGAAAAGGGGGGTTGGAAGAGGGGGTGAAAAGGGGGGTTGGAAGAGGGGGTGAAAAGGGGGGGTTGGAAGAGGGGGTGAAAAAGGGGGGGTTGGAAGAGGGGGTGAAAAGTGGGGGTTGGAAGAGGGGGTGAAAAGGGGGGGTTGGAATAGGGGGTGAAAAGGGGGGTTGGAATAGGGGGTGAAAAAGGGGGGTTTGGAAGAGGGGATGAAAAGGGGGGGTTGGAAGAGGGGGTGAAAAGGGGGGGTTGGAATAGGGGGTGAAAAGGGGGGGGTTGGAAGAGGGGGTGAAAAGGGGGGGGTTGGAATGGGGGTGTTGGAAGGGGGGGTGGGAATGGGAAGTGGGGGGTTGGAATAACGGGTGCAAAGGGGAGGATTAAAGGGGGGATTGAAAAGGGGGGGTTGGAAGGGGAgatggaagaagggaaggaaggggaggggaatggGGGGGTTAGAATAAGGGGTGCAAAGGTGGCAGTTGAAAGGTGGGGTGGGAATGGGGGGTTGAAAAGGGGGGAATGGGGGTGGGAATGGGAATGTGGGGGTGGGAATGGGGGGGTTTGGAATGGGGGCGTTGGAAGGGGGGGGATTGGAATGGGGGCAGTGGACTGAGGGAATGGGGGTTTGCAGCCCCACAAATGGAGTGGTTTGGGACTAAAGGGGGTGAGTTGGGCCTAAAAGTGGGGGGAGTCAGCCCCAAAAGGAGGTGATTTGGCCCAAAAGGGGGGGGCTTCACCCCCAAAGGGGTGGTTTGGTCCtaaaaggtggggggggggtggtggtggtggcttgGCCCTAAAAGGGGGATGGTGGCCCTAAAAAGGGAATGGTTTGGCCCCAAAAGGAGGTAGCTCAGCCCAAAAAATGGGGGGGTTGGCCCCAAAAAGGGGAGGGGATTTGGCTCAAAAAGAGGGGTGGCCCCTAA encodes:
- the POLR2A gene encoding DNA-directed RNA polymerase II subunit RPB1 — translated: MHGGPPSGDSACPLRTIKRVQFGILSPDEMKRMSVTEGGIKYPETTEGGRPKLGGLMDPRQGVIERTGRCQTCAGNMTECPGHFGHIELAKPVFHVGFLAKTMKILRCVCFFCSKLLVDSNNPKIRDILGKSKGQPKKRLTHVYDLCKGKNICEGGEEMDHKFGVEQPEGDDDLARDKGHGGCGRYQPRIRRSGLELYAEWKHVNEDSQEKKILLSPERVHEIFKRISDEECFVLGMDPKFARPEWMVCTVLPVPPLAVRPAVVMQGSARNQDDLTHKLADIVKINNQLRRNEQNGAAAHVIAEDVKLLQFHVATMVDNELPGLPRAMQKSGRPLKSLKQRLKGKEGRVRGNLMGKRVDFSARTVITPDPNLAIDQVGVPRSIAANMTFAEIVTPFNIDRSASGGIWGGFGVIWGGFGVLWWVMDEVDPFYHC